Proteins from one Faecalibacterium sp. I3-3-33 genomic window:
- a CDS encoding folate family ECF transporter S component produces the protein MNDKKTSVRTLTMLALLIAMSIVFSRVLSISTGFVRFNLGSLPVLLAAVVFGPGAGFAVGAVADIIGGVLAGYAINPLITLGAGAIGLVAGFAWQKLNSLSTNLRLAASVLLGHFVGSMVITSLALRLFYGYPWATLAVRIPNALILSAVNVVLLRILLENRSLMKLAKK, from the coding sequence ATGAACGACAAAAAAACTTCGGTGCGTACCCTGACCATGCTGGCCCTGCTGATAGCCATGAGCATCGTGTTCAGCCGGGTGCTCAGCATCTCCACCGGCTTCGTCCGGTTCAATCTGGGCAGTCTGCCGGTGCTGCTGGCGGCGGTGGTGTTCGGCCCCGGCGCAGGCTTTGCGGTGGGTGCAGTGGCCGATATCATCGGCGGTGTGCTGGCGGGCTACGCCATCAACCCGCTCATCACGCTGGGTGCGGGTGCCATCGGCTTGGTGGCAGGTTTTGCGTGGCAGAAGCTGAACAGCCTTTCCACAAATTTGCGGCTTGCAGCCAGCGTGCTGCTGGGGCATTTTGTGGGCTCTATGGTCATCACCTCGCTGGCGCTGCGGCTGTTCTACGGCTACCCGTGGGCAACGCTGGCAGTGCGCATCCCCAACGCCCTCATTCTGAGCGCCGTGAACGTTGTGCTGCTGCGCATCCTGCTGGAAAACCGCAGCCTGATGAAGCTGGCAAAGAAGTAA
- a CDS encoding ROK family protein, translating to MKIMVFDVGGTEIKYSVMDEQMHRTNSGAVPTPQDTQAQFLDTVYRLYAPHKGEVVGIAMALPGFVDNRTGYVSNGGALLYNTATPVGQLLAEKCGCPVILENDGKAAAMAELANGALKGCCNAAVFIIGTGVGGGIIANGQLVRGVHFTAGEYSFVNTNAEAWDAPDQNMACQCSTSNLLKWYRARKALPENAPLDGRSFFAAANAGEPEALEVLRRFCHAVAVQIYNLTVLLDVEKVAIGGGISKQPLLLESLRSAYDGLYASRAGQAYMEGLPRCQIVPCAFSSEANQVGVAAAYFEAMQKKC from the coding sequence ATGAAGATCATGGTTTTTGATGTAGGCGGAACCGAGATCAAATACTCGGTCATGGATGAGCAGATGCACCGCACGAACAGCGGCGCGGTGCCCACGCCGCAGGATACGCAGGCGCAGTTTCTGGATACGGTCTACCGGCTGTATGCGCCCCACAAGGGCGAGGTAGTCGGCATTGCCATGGCGCTGCCGGGCTTTGTGGACAACCGCACCGGCTATGTGTCCAACGGCGGGGCGCTGCTGTACAACACCGCTACCCCGGTGGGGCAGCTGCTGGCAGAAAAGTGCGGCTGCCCCGTTATCCTGGAAAATGACGGCAAGGCCGCCGCCATGGCAGAGCTGGCAAACGGCGCGCTGAAAGGCTGCTGCAACGCGGCAGTGTTCATCATTGGCACCGGCGTGGGCGGCGGCATCATCGCCAACGGACAGCTGGTGCGCGGGGTGCACTTTACCGCCGGAGAGTACAGCTTTGTCAACACCAACGCCGAGGCGTGGGACGCCCCGGACCAGAACATGGCCTGCCAGTGCAGCACCAGCAATCTGCTCAAATGGTACCGCGCCCGCAAGGCACTGCCGGAAAACGCCCCGCTGGACGGACGCAGCTTTTTTGCCGCCGCCAACGCCGGGGAGCCGGAAGCCTTAGAGGTGCTGCGGCGGTTCTGCCACGCGGTGGCGGTGCAGATCTACAACCTGACCGTTCTGCTGGATGTGGAAAAGGTGGCCATTGGCGGCGGCATCAGCAAGCAGCCCCTGCTGCTGGAAAGCCTGCGCAGCGCCTACGATGGACTGTACGCCTCCCGGGCGGGACAGGCTTACATGGAGGGCTTACCCCGCTGCCAGATCGTGCCCTGCGCCTTCAGCAGTGAAGCCAATCAGGTGGGCGTCGCCGCCGCATATTTTGAAGCCATGCAGAAAAAATGTTGA
- the rlmD gene encoding 23S rRNA (uracil(1939)-C(5))-methyltransferase RlmD, producing the protein MDCKLRAKNCGGCPLLGLDYAAQLKQKEEKVRALVGKYGPVHPIRGMEQPYHYRNKVISTFATGWGGKLTSGIYAANSHKVLPVESCLLQDEVLDKTMQAVRAAANACRYQPYDEDKGTGLVRHCLLRRGVATGQVMVVLVTAQPVLPGAKNFVKALLAETAQRGVTVTTVVQNVNSRKTSVVLGEAEKVLYGKGFILDTLCGKTYAISPRSFYQINHAQTEVLYGLAVEAAKLTGKEVVLDAYCGIGTIGLTAADHAKQVVGVELNRDAVQDAIGNARHNGVKNARFFAADATRWIREAAAAGEKADVIFMDPPREGSTPEFLASVARMAPKRVVYVSCNPVTLARDLATLTKLGYKAEGFTPVDMFPHTEHIETVCALSKTSAYRAR; encoded by the coding sequence ATGGATTGCAAACTGCGTGCCAAAAACTGCGGCGGCTGCCCCCTGCTGGGGCTGGACTATGCCGCGCAGCTGAAACAAAAGGAAGAAAAAGTGCGGGCTCTTGTGGGCAAATACGGCCCGGTGCACCCCATCCGGGGCATGGAGCAGCCTTACCACTACCGCAATAAGGTGATCTCCACCTTTGCCACCGGCTGGGGTGGAAAACTGACCTCCGGCATCTACGCGGCAAACAGCCACAAGGTGCTGCCGGTGGAAAGCTGCCTACTGCAGGACGAGGTGCTGGACAAGACCATGCAGGCGGTGCGGGCTGCCGCCAACGCCTGCCGCTACCAGCCCTACGACGAGGACAAGGGTACCGGTCTTGTGCGCCACTGCCTGCTGCGGCGGGGCGTAGCCACCGGGCAGGTGATGGTAGTGCTGGTAACGGCGCAGCCGGTGCTGCCGGGCGCGAAAAACTTTGTCAAGGCGCTGCTGGCGGAAACTGCGCAGCGCGGCGTGACTGTGACCACCGTGGTGCAGAACGTGAACAGCCGCAAGACCAGCGTGGTGCTGGGCGAGGCAGAAAAAGTGCTGTACGGCAAGGGGTTCATTCTGGACACCCTTTGCGGCAAGACCTACGCCATCAGCCCGCGCAGCTTTTATCAAATCAATCACGCCCAGACCGAAGTGCTGTACGGCCTTGCGGTGGAAGCTGCAAAGCTGACCGGCAAAGAGGTGGTGCTGGACGCCTACTGCGGCATTGGCACCATTGGCCTGACCGCCGCCGACCATGCAAAGCAGGTGGTGGGTGTGGAGCTGAACCGGGACGCCGTGCAGGACGCCATTGGCAACGCAAGACACAACGGCGTAAAGAACGCCCGCTTCTTTGCCGCCGACGCCACCCGCTGGATCCGCGAAGCAGCCGCAGCAGGGGAGAAGGCAGATGTGATCTTTATGGACCCCCCGCGCGAGGGCTCTACCCCGGAATTCCTTGCCAGCGTGGCCCGCATGGCTCCAAAGCGGGTGGTCTACGTCAGCTGCAACCCCGTTACCCTTGCCCGCGACCTTGCCACCCTGACAAAGCTGGGCTATAAGGCCGAGGGCTTTACCCCGGTGGATATGTTCCCGCATACGGAGCATATCGAAACGGTATGCGCATTATCCAAGACATCAGCGTACAGAGCGAGATAA
- a CDS encoding bifunctional folylpolyglutamate synthase/dihydrofolate synthase → MNYEQAMEYIHAVQWAGHKPGLTRTRTLLAALGDPHKKLQFVHVAGTNGKGSTAAMLASCLQAAGYRVGLYTSPFINRFNERIQIDGQQIPDEVLVKLVEQVKPAADAMEDVPTEFEIITALGMLYFAQQQCDIVVLEVGLGGTLDSTNVIEKPASAVITALGMDHVKELGPTLADIAAAKAGIIKPGCPVVSYGGAPEADAVLRRVAAQQHAPFTEVDFAKLQITGGDLDAVTFSFDGLDGVRLPLIGSYQPRNAALAITALRVLRQQGWNIPESAIRTGLEQVSWPGRFELLRHSPAFVLDGSHNAHGMRATVQSLKDRFPGQKFVFLVSIMADKDVDEMLALLAPLAERFVTVTAHNPRAMPAQTLAEHIRAYGCTAEAADSIEAGVARAEELGGEGPVCALGTLYFSGDVRQAFARLNA, encoded by the coding sequence ATGAACTACGAACAGGCAATGGAATACATCCACGCGGTGCAGTGGGCGGGGCATAAGCCCGGGCTTACCCGCACCCGCACCCTGCTGGCTGCACTGGGCGACCCGCACAAAAAGCTGCAATTCGTCCATGTGGCGGGCACCAACGGCAAGGGCAGTACGGCGGCGATGCTGGCTTCCTGCCTGCAAGCCGCCGGTTACCGGGTGGGGCTGTATACCTCGCCCTTCATCAACCGGTTCAACGAGCGCATCCAGATCGACGGACAGCAGATCCCGGACGAGGTGCTGGTAAAGCTGGTGGAACAGGTAAAGCCCGCCGCCGATGCCATGGAGGATGTGCCAACCGAGTTCGAGATCATCACCGCGCTGGGAATGCTCTATTTTGCGCAGCAGCAATGCGATATCGTGGTGCTGGAGGTGGGGCTTGGCGGCACGCTGGATTCCACCAATGTCATCGAAAAGCCTGCCAGTGCGGTGATCACCGCACTGGGCATGGATCACGTCAAGGAGCTGGGCCCCACGCTGGCGGATATCGCCGCTGCCAAGGCGGGCATCATCAAGCCGGGCTGCCCAGTGGTGAGCTACGGCGGTGCACCGGAGGCAGACGCCGTGCTGCGCCGGGTGGCAGCGCAGCAGCACGCCCCCTTTACCGAGGTGGACTTTGCCAAGCTGCAGATCACCGGCGGGGATCTGGACGCAGTTACCTTCAGCTTTGACGGGCTGGACGGGGTGCGGCTGCCGCTCATCGGCAGTTATCAGCCCCGCAACGCCGCGCTGGCCATCACCGCCCTGCGGGTGCTGCGGCAGCAGGGCTGGAACATCCCGGAAAGCGCCATCCGCACCGGGCTGGAGCAGGTAAGCTGGCCCGGGCGCTTTGAACTGCTGCGCCACAGCCCGGCCTTTGTGCTGGACGGCAGCCACAACGCCCACGGGATGCGCGCCACGGTGCAGAGCCTGAAAGACCGCTTCCCCGGGCAGAAATTCGTCTTTCTGGTCAGCATCATGGCAGATAAAGACGTGGACGAGATGCTGGCGCTGCTGGCACCGCTGGCCGAGCGGTTCGTGACCGTGACGGCGCACAACCCCCGTGCCATGCCGGCGCAGACGTTGGCAGAGCATATCCGCGCCTACGGCTGCACCGCCGAGGCAGCAGACAGCATCGAGGCCGGTGTAGCCCGCGCGGAAGAACTGGGCGGCGAAGGCCCGGTGTGTGCACTGGGTACGCTGTATTTCTCCGGCGATGTCCGGCAGGCCTTTGCCCGTCTGAATGCGTAA
- a CDS encoding DUF4430 domain-containing protein, which translates to MNYLHKFAVLTLSAVLSVCLLAGCGASASSTASSAASSVASSVAASEVASSAASKAQATVEFTVTAADGSVSSVLLNVTDGEKLSTALAEAGIISQEEAEAGFVTTVNGETADYDKDQAWWCLTDAAGEMTTVGVADIELHDGDSYAFTYTKG; encoded by the coding sequence ATGAACTACCTGCATAAATTTGCCGTTCTGACCCTCAGTGCTGTGCTGTCCGTCTGCCTGCTGGCAGGCTGCGGCGCTTCCGCGTCCTCTACCGCCTCCAGCGCTGCCTCCTCTGTGGCTTCTTCTGTGGCCGCTTCCGAGGTTGCTTCTTCCGCTGCCAGTAAGGCACAGGCCACGGTGGAGTTCACCGTTACCGCTGCGGACGGCAGCGTGTCCAGCGTACTGCTGAACGTGACCGACGGCGAAAAGCTGAGCACCGCACTGGCCGAGGCCGGGATCATCAGTCAGGAAGAAGCCGAGGCCGGCTTTGTGACCACCGTGAACGGCGAGACTGCCGACTACGATAAGGATCAGGCATGGTGGTGCCTGACCGATGCTGCCGGTGAGATGACCACGGTGGGCGTGGCCGACATCGAGCTCCACGACGGTGACAGCTATGCCTTTACCTACACCAAGGGCTAA
- a CDS encoding GGDEF domain-containing protein → MDRYFFILTTIDLFVLGFMCFLTKLSESLNKKQKRGFFLAFALIACISVLEVITIVVDGAPPGCRWLNILSNYLGFGLTPAVALCLVYVLDKKSIIRRGFKVAVCCEGVYLLFLAATLPYGPVFSVSKENLYARGERFYIYVMMYYISMLYLMAATVRTATAFQNRSRTLIYPLILFLGAETVIQIALPELHVTWLCVTLLSVLYYIYCSEMWNQLDALTGLLNQNSYLNRTAEMRRSGGVLVVFDVDDFKQINDRYGHLQGDVCLAEIADCIKKAYARCGYCYRIGGDEFCVLLKDEASEARCAATLQSLLAERRKVLTILPTVSLGSAAFSGEDVVTVKDRADRALYCAKKEQKARAAAEKHADREQTA, encoded by the coding sequence ATGGATAGATATTTTTTTATTTTAACGACCATTGATCTTTTTGTGCTTGGCTTTATGTGCTTTCTTACAAAGCTGAGCGAATCTTTGAATAAAAAGCAGAAGCGCGGGTTCTTTCTGGCCTTTGCGCTCATTGCGTGCATTTCGGTGCTGGAGGTCATCACCATTGTGGTGGATGGTGCACCGCCGGGCTGCCGCTGGCTGAACATTTTGTCCAACTATCTGGGCTTCGGGCTGACACCGGCAGTGGCGCTGTGTCTGGTATATGTGCTGGACAAAAAATCCATCATCCGGCGCGGGTTCAAGGTGGCGGTGTGCTGCGAGGGCGTGTATCTGCTTTTTCTGGCGGCAACGCTGCCCTATGGGCCTGTGTTCTCGGTGAGTAAGGAGAACCTCTACGCCCGGGGCGAGCGCTTTTACATCTATGTCATGATGTATTATATCTCCATGCTGTACCTTATGGCGGCTACGGTGCGCACGGCGACGGCTTTTCAGAACCGCAGCCGCACGCTGATCTACCCGCTGATCCTGTTTCTGGGCGCGGAGACCGTGATTCAGATCGCACTGCCGGAGCTGCACGTCACATGGCTGTGCGTCACGTTGCTGTCGGTGCTGTATTATATCTATTGCAGCGAGATGTGGAACCAGCTGGACGCCCTGACCGGACTTCTGAACCAGAACAGCTACCTGAACCGCACCGCCGAGATGCGCCGCAGCGGCGGGGTGCTGGTGGTGTTTGATGTGGACGACTTCAAGCAGATCAACGACCGCTACGGCCATTTGCAGGGAGATGTCTGCCTTGCCGAGATCGCAGACTGCATCAAAAAAGCCTATGCCCGCTGCGGCTACTGCTACCGCATTGGCGGCGATGAATTCTGCGTGCTGCTGAAAGACGAGGCAAGCGAAGCCCGCTGCGCAGCAACGCTGCAATCTCTGCTGGCAGAGCGGCGCAAGGTGCTTACCATTTTGCCGACGGTCTCCCTTGGCTCTGCCGCCTTTTCCGGGGAGGACGTGGTCACAGTGAAGGACCGCGCCGACCGTGCGCTCTACTGCGCCAAAAAAGAACAGAAGGCCCGCGCCGCAGCGGAAAAGCACGCAGACAGAGAGCAGACAGCCTGA